Within the Deltaproteobacteria bacterium genome, the region ACTTCGAAAGACGCACTCATCCGAGGTTTGGGAGTTGCTCGGTTCTTGATGCGCGGTGAGAGCCTGGATGCATTGAAGCAATATGAACGAAGAATAAAAGAGGTTCGCCCAAGAACTCGGATGTGGCTTGGCCCACGCAATGAACTTTCGAAGACGACCCTTAAAATAGATGTGAAGTTAGATGAAACAGGTTTGGACCAGATTGGTGGACGCTTGGAGAAAGATTATTGGAATGCCTATACTCAAGCATGGCGCTCAATTTATCCGGAGCGTAGCTTGCCGGTTTGGGCAGATCCCGTTCGGCGCCGAGTGCTCTCCGCAAACGGACCGATGCGTGATAATACCGCTGATTTTTCCGAACTCTACCGTGTAGAGCAGCTGATTGAGCGCCTTCAGGAGGCACCTGCGAAGGCTAAGGACCGGCGAAATGACTGGCTGCGTGAATCGCTTTACGAAAACCGCGGCGATGAAGCGTGGATGGCGGCGCTGGCTTTATTAGCAGGTCGTGAGCATATTCAGGTGCGGGTCTCGGTCGAGAGCAGCGAAGACACCAATGGAAATGATCATGATGTGAATCTCGACTACCGAGGCGCAGATTTTAAAATCCAGGGTGATGTTTTTGGTATTTGACCCATTCTCTAACTGAGGTCTCTTGTGAGTTGAATGCTGCGCGGCTATAGGCCAGGCTCTAGGAGGCTCTCATGGAAGTTAGTTGTTTTACGGTTGGCATGTTTCAGGTCAACACCTATTTGCTCAAGGATACTGCGACTGGCCAATGTGCCATCGTCGATACGGGTGAAACCAACGAGCTTGTAGAGCGGCTTCAAGCGATTAGCCCCGCCCCAGATATCAAGATGATTCTCTTAACGCATACCCACCTAGACCATGCAGGCGCCTTAACGATGCTCCAAGAAGCATGGGATGTACCTACTTATATGCCGGCTGCCGACCGGCCTCTTTTTGAGACGCTGCCTCATCAAGGCACGATGTTTGGCATGCCTCATCTTGATCGGCCCTGCGGCCGCATCGACCATGAAGTGAGCGACGGTGATACCGTGCAGCTCGGTGAGACGACGCTCCATTTTCTACCCACGCCCGGGCACACACCCGGCCAAGGCTGCTGGCACGATGACAAGGATATTATTGTAGGTGATACGCTTTTCTCAGGCAGCATCGGTAGAACTGATTTCCCGTTAAGCGATCCGCAGCTCATGATCGAAAGCCTGCGACGGCTCACGCTCTTGCCGGGTCATATGAGAGTTCACAGTGGGCATGGTCCAATGACCACCATTGGAGAAGAACTCATCAACAATCCATTCTTGGGCTATATTCGTGACGAGCGCGGTATTGAGGGCGCACCGGGCTTTGTTTGGGTTCCCGGCTTGGGTCTTCAGAAATATGAAGAGTAATCGTGCTGAAGATTATCTTGGTATTTGGTCAACAACAAAGCACTTTTTAAGGACAGCCATTTTATTTCGTTAGGTATTTGCTCTTTTCCGTGAACAATTTATCAATGGTTCACGTCAGAGCGCATGACACTTTAATAAGGATAAAATGATGAACTTCTTGACCAATATTAAATCCACTTTAATCGGCTTGGCAGCCTTAATGATCGTACCGAGCATTGCCTCCGCTGCTCAATTCGCCTTGATGGACCGTGTGGAAAGTGGCTCTGGCGCTGAAGTTACCTTCGGGGCAATCATACTCGAAGATGCCGATGGCAGTGTCTTCTTGAGGAACGATTATCACTTACAGCTTGGACTTGATGATATCGGTGTTTACTTGCTCATTCCGACCGCGCATTTGGTGGCGATGTGACCAATTCTACCATTGGCAACGTGGAAGCGGGCATCGTGGGTAGGACGGATCTGGGTAACTTTAAGCTTAATTATCGTTTTGGTGTAAGTCTACCAACTGCTTCTGGTTCAGATGGTATGGAAGGCATGTTAAATCTCTATA harbors:
- a CDS encoding MBL fold metallo-hydrolase, which encodes MEVSCFTVGMFQVNTYLLKDTATGQCAIVDTGETNELVERLQAISPAPDIKMILLTHTHLDHAGALTMLQEAWDVPTYMPAADRPLFETLPHQGTMFGMPHLDRPCGRIDHEVSDGDTVQLGETTLHFLPTPGHTPGQGCWHDDKDIIVGDTLFSGSIGRTDFPLSDPQLMIESLRRLTLLPGHMRVHSGHGPMTTIGEELINNPFLGYIRDERGIEGAPGFVWVPGLGLQKYEE